The segment CCGCGGCGCTTTGATCCGGGCATCATCGAGGGTCCGTTTGGTTTCCGCCAAAGTCTTGCGGGCAATATTCAATTCCAGTTCTTTCACTTTAAGGTCGGCATCTGCTGTTGCCTGTTCGTTGATAAACTTCTGTTCATCCTCTTCCAGTTTCAGCTTGCTCACATTGTAATCCAATTCCACCTGACGCACTTTATCAGTCGTTCCGGCACCCAGACTATCCAAGTATTGTTCGTTGCGCAGTTCCACCGCTTTCCGGTTCAGTTCCATCCGAGAGACTTTCAACTGCATTTCCATTTCCGACAGTTTGCTCCGGTTCTGGATGCGCAGCTGTTCCAACTTCAGTTCATTCATCTGCACTTCATCGAGCTGCTTCTTATAATCCGTTTCCGCACTCAGCAAATCCAGGCGTAAGATCGGTGTCCCTACTTCCACCGAATCTCCCCCTTTCTTATACACTTCCAAAATACGGGAATTAATGGGCGAATTGATAATCTCCTCGAATGCCGGAACGACCTTGCCCGAAGCACTCACCGACACATCGATACTGCCCTCATCTACCACCGAAAAGACAATATCCCGCTCATGCAGACTTTCCTGCATCAGCTGCATCAAGGCTATCACGGCTGCTATACCAACCACAACCATTCCGCCCCATTTCATCCACATCCGGCGTTTCTCCCGATTCCGCTGTTCTTTTGATATTTCTCTATCCATACGACTTTCTTCTTAACTGATCTTATTTGCCAACCTACGAGGCAAAAGCCGTGCCAAAAAGATAAATCATTGATTTACAAGACAGGCTTTTCTAACAAGTGTTCGGAAACGGACAATAACCAATTGAGAATGGACAATGGACAACAAAGAACCATCAATTTTCAATCTACATGATTGATTGTTTTCGCGCGCGGGCGCGCTACTCTCTCTCTCAATAATAAATATACTTTACTATACTTTACTTTGTGCACTTTTCACGGTTAAAATCGAAGTTTTAGCTGCGCAAATGAGGATTTCAGCAGTGATAATATGGATACTGAAAAAAGCCGGCGTGTTTTGATAAAAAGGTAGGCACAAAATGATGAAAACATAGGCATGAATTTATACAACACACATAACGGTTCGTTACGTAATAATTTTTGCTTTTCGAGCTAAAGCTTCAAACGCAGATTTTGGAAATTACTATATTTGTGAAGGGAAGAATACATAATAAAAACAAGTATTTGCATTAAGAAATGAAGGATATACAATATAATAAAACCAATAGCATTCTTGACGATACAAAACAAATCATCGAGACAGCCCAGTCGTTTGCCTATCAATCTATCAATATAGCATTAGTGAAACGTAATTGGCTACTTGGTAAACGTATAGCTGAAGAAATATTACAAGGAGATGAACGCGCTAAATACGGTTCTGAATTAATAAAACAATTATCTGAACAACTAACGAAATTATATGGTAAAGGGTTTACGAAAACAAATCTCTATCAATTCATGGACTTTTTCAGAAAGTTTCCAGAAATTTTCCACTCGCTGAGTGGAAAATCATCTACAAACCTTCTTTCATGGACTCATTACCGTGTATTATTACAGATAAATGACACCCATGTAAGAAATTGGTATGCGAATGAAGCGTTAATCCAAACATGGAATGTACGAACATTACAACGAAACATTTCATCTCAATATTATCATAGATTGCTCTTATCACAACATAAAGAACTGGTGAAACAGGAAATAATACAAAATACGAAACCACTCCCACAATCTAATAAATTAGAATTCATCAAGAATCCTATTATCGCTGAATTTTTAGGGATAACAACAGATTTACAGGATTTTACTGAATCTAACCTTGAAAGAGCAATTATCGATAATCTACAAAAGTTCCTCATGGAAATGGGGAAAGGATATGCTTTTGTAGCTCGCCAACAACATATTCATACAGAGAAACAAGATTATTATATTGATCTTGTCTTTTATAACTACATTTTGAAATGTTTTGTCCTAATTGATTTAAAAACAAACAAAATAACTCATCAGGATGTAGGACAAATGGATATGTATATTCGGATGTATGATGAATTAAAACGTACCGAAGGAGATAATCCAACATTAGGGATTGTGCTTTGTGCAGATACAGATGAGGATATAGCAAGATATTCCATTTTACATGGAAACGAACAGCTATTTGCAAGTAAATATAAACTCTATCTTCCGAGTGAAGAAGAACTGAGGGCAGAAATAGAGAATCAGAAAATGATTTACTATTTACAAAATGAAAATCTTTAAATCCAGAGAAGCGCTTGTATCGTATATGAAAAAGCCTCCACCCCGAAAGTATAAACTCTTTGAGGTGAAGGCTCTCCTTTTTTAGGAATAACCTTTTGCCGGGGAAAAACCGGCTATTTTACAAATGTTGTTATTGTTCAACGATTTCCTTTACTTCGACCTGGAATACCAATGTCGTATAAGGCTTGATATTGTCACCGTATCCAGAAACGCCATATCCCAATTGATAAGGAACCCAGACTTCCCAGATATCTCCTTCGTGCATGTGCTGCAAAGCGGTTGTCCAACCATCTACCACACCACTGACCGACGTTTCTAACGGATCGTCGCTGTTCTCTCTCAAAGCTGAGTCAAAAACTTCGCCTTGTGCCAGTACATTATTCCGGTCGCTAATAACATTTCCATCTTCATTGGTCACAAAACAGCCTTTGTAGTAACATTTAACCTTACTGGTGTAATAAATCGTCTCCGTACCTTCGCCTTTCTTCAGAATCTTGCAGATGATTTGTCCGTTACCACTTTCCGAATTGATGGTAAACAAGGTCGTATCAGTCTTTGCATCCTGTAAACGGGCATCGAAGGCGGCCAGATTTATTTCTTTCCAAGCCTCATCAATTACTATTTTATCATCATCATCACTGCATGCCGCCAAAGTGAACAGCATGACTACCAACATCCATGTAATGTGCCAATACTTTTTCATGTTATTCTTCTACTATTTTCTTCAACAAACTTCTCATGCTTACTTTCTCAGAGATAATGTCATGCAACTGGTCGATGCTGACACGTTCCTGTTCCATCGTATCACGGAAACGGATGGTTACGCAATTATCTTTCAATGTATCATGATCGACAGTGATGCAGTACGGAGTACCGATAGCATCCTGACGACGATAACGCTTACCAATTGAATCCTTTTCATCATACTGGCAACGGAAATCCAAACGCAGCATCTGCATGATTTCTTCTGCTTTTTCAGGCAGACCGTCTTTCTTTACCAATGGGAGAACAGCCAATTTGATCGGAGCCAATGCTGCCGGTAACTTCAGGACGACGCGTGTTTCGCCGTTTTCCAAAGTCTCTTCGCAATAAGAACCGGCCATCACACTCAAGAACATACGGTCAACACCAATAGAAGTTTCGATGACGTACGGAGTATAGCTCTGGTTCAATTCCGGATCAAAATATTGGATTTTCTTTCCTGAGAATTTCTCATGCTGGCTCAAGTCGAAGTTAGTACGACTGTGAATACCTTCCACTTCCTTGAAACCGAACGGCATTTCGAATTCGATATCAGTAGCAGCATTCGCATAGTGAGCCAACTTCTCATGGTCATGGAAACGATATTTCTCATTACCCAACCCCAAAGCCTGATGCCATTTCAAACGAGTAGCTTTCCATTTCTTGAACCATTCCATTTCTTCACCCGGACGAACAAAGAACTGCATTTCCATCTGTTCGAATTCACGCATACGGAAGATAAACTGACGGGCAACGATCTCGTTACGGAAAGCTTTACCGATCTGGGCAATACCGAACGGAACCTTCATACGGCCTGTCTTTTGTACATTCAGGAAGTTTACAAAGATACCCTGAGCCGTTTCCGGACGCAGATAAACCTTCATCGAACCATCGGCTGTTGAACCCATTTCAGTAGAGAACATCAGGTTGAACTGACGAACGTCTGTCCAGTTACGCGTACCTGAAATCGGACAAACGATGTCGCAATCCAGAATCAGCTGGCGCAAGTCCTCGAAGTTCGATTCGTTCATATCCTTTGAATAGCGTTCGTGGATTTCGTTCCACTTTGCCTGGTGCTCCAACACACGCGGATTGGTTGCACGGAACTGAGCCTCGTCAAAAGCATCGCCAAACTTCTTGGCTGCCTTGGCAACTTCCTTATTTATCTTTTCTTCTATCTTAGCCAAATGATCTTCAATCAGGACATCGGCACGATAGCGTTTCTTGGAATCTTTATTATCGATCAACGGATCATTGAAAGCATCCACATGGCCGGAAGCTTTCCAGATTGTCGGGTGCATAAAGATAGCCGAATCAATGCCCACTACATTCTCATGCAGCAAAGTCATGCTATCCCACCAGTATTTCTTAATGTTGTTCTTCAACTCTACACCGTTCTGTCCATAATCATAAACAGCACCCAGGCCATCATAAATTTCGGATGAAGGGAATACGAAACCGTATTCTTTACAGTGCGATACTAATTTCTTAAAAACATCTTCTTGTGCCATATCGAATCTTTTAATAATCTTTTCTAGCTTGATTTATCAGCTTGCAAAGTAAGCGATTTTTTCAAAATATTTTATCACTTCTTTCTGTAATTTGTTGGAAAACATAATGAATCTTCCATAAAAATGCTATCTTTACGACAAAATTATCTATAATAGTTGACTTAAATCATTCCTTTAATCATGATGCATTCAGAAATATCCCGTAGAAAGTTCCTGAAGAGCGCGCTGGCACTATCGGCTGCTTCAGTGATTCCTTCCTTCTGGATTCCGGCAAAAGCTAATACCATGCCTAAGAATCCCTTTGTCAGTGCCAATGACCGAGTAAATATTGCCTTTATCGGTATCGGAAACCGTGGTGGTGAAATTGCCAAAGAATTGTATAATACCGGACTGTGTAACGTAGTTGCCCTCTGTGATGTGGATATGGGAGCCAAACATACCCAGGAAATCATCTCGATGTTCCCGAAAGTTCCCCGTTTCCAGGACTTCCGGCAGATGTTCGACCAGATGGCAGACAAAATCGATGCCGTTACAGTGGGTGTTCCCGACCATTCACACTTCCCGATCACCATTGAAGCCATGGCACACGGCAAACACGTGTATGTAGAGAAACCAATGGCACGTACTTTCAATGAGATCGAAGTTATGATGCGTGCCGCCAAGAAATACGGAGTAGTCACCCAGATGGGTAACCAAGGCCACTCCGAAGCCAATTATTTCCAGTTTAAAGCCTGGAAAGAAGCGGGTATCATCAAAGATGTGACAGCCATTACGGCACACATGAACAGTCCGCGCCGCTGGCACGGCTGGAACCCGAATATCAAACACATGCCAATGGGCGAGCCTGTTCCGGAAACGATGGACTGGGATACCTGGCTGGGCGTTTGCCAGTATCATGCTTATAACCACGATTATCATTTAGGACAATGGCGCTGCTGGTATGATTTCGGTATGGGAGCTTTGGGCGACTGGGGTGCACATATTTTGGATACAGCCCACGAGTTCCTCGACTTAGGATTACCTACAGAAGTCAATCCGCTTTATCTGAAAGATCATAATCCGTTCTTCTACCCGATGTCTTCTACGCTGTTGTTCCGCTTCCCCGAACGCGGCAACATGCCGGCTGTAGATGTTACCTGGTACGACGGACTGGATAATATTCCGGCTGTACCTGAAGGTTACGGCGTTTCGGAAATCGATCCGAACATCCCGACCGTAGCCGGTGGAAAGATACAACCCGCCAAGTTGAATCCGGGTAAAGAGATCTATTCGAAGACATTGACCTTCAAAGGTGGTTCACACGGCAGCACGTTGTCGATCATTCCGGAAGAAAAGGCAAAAGAAATGGCATCCAAATTACCGGAAGTTCCGAAGAGTCCGTCGAACCATTATGCCAACTTCCTGCTGGCTTGCCAAGGAAAAGAAAAGACCCGCTCGCCGTTCGAGATCGCCGGTCCGTTAAGTCAGGTATTCTGCCTCGGTGTTTTGGCGCAGCGACTGAACCGCAAGCTGGTATTCGACCGTGATACTAAACAGATCACCAACGATCCATTTGCCAACCAGATGCTCGTAGGCGAACCGCCACGTAAAGGCTGGGAACAGTATTATAATGTATAAGGTCTTATTATAAGAAAACAAGGTTTCAGATCATCTTCCATTGATATGTCTGAAACCTTGTTTGCAGATGTATCTGTCCGTTTAGAACTTGATCATGCCTTCGTCTTCTTTCTTCGCGCTGTTTGTAGCACGGGCTTTCAATTTCGTCCGTTGTTGTTCGACGAGGGCATTCACGTTGCCGATGAAGGTCGCGAATTTCTCATCGCCGTGCATGGCTGCCAACATATTGACAATATCTACCAACTTCCGATAAGCATCGTCGGCAGCTTGGCGCGCCTGCTTCGAAAGCCCCACTTCGCGGGCAGCCTCTTCCTGCACCTTGGCATCCGTAGCGTTTAAGAATGAAGTTTCCGCATTTTCCAAGCGAGTCAACCACGGTTCGATATCCAGGTCTGTGAAATCGCCCATCTCTTTCGTCTGGTTCAATTCCTGCAACAAATTATGCAAGATACCACTTTCCTCGAGTTGTGGCTTGGCTGTCGGATTCCCGTATTTATCCAAAATAACCAACGCTTTCTCGGCAGCAACCGCCACCGATTCTTCCGGATGGGCAGTCATCGCCTTGATATAGTTGTATAATCCCGTCCACGCATAATCGCGCTCCGCATCCTTTTCCGCTACCCGTTTGGCCGAAGGCACTGTAGTAGAGACCTTCAACGCACTGTCCAAACCATCCACCGCCGTTTTGTGCGTATCCACGCCCGTCGTCAGGAAAGTAACCGATGTTTCCGGCAAACCTTCGGCAATCAAAGCCCCGGTCGTAGGCAATTCTTCGGCATATTGCTGAACACGTTGGTGGAAAGCGAAGTCTTCTTCGATGCGGAGGTGAGCCAAATTAAAAGTTATGATCTTTACCATAATATTCTCCTTTTTTAAATTAACACTGAGGCAAATATACAGATTATTCCTACAAAAGAAAGGATTGTAAGGCTTATTTTCCGTCGATAATCCATTCTTCCGAAAAAAAGCACCAGAAACTCCGTCGACACCCCATTTTTTTCAAAAAAAGCCCTGTCGACGCAATCGCAAGCCGATTTTTTCTAAAAAATAGGCAATCGACGGGCTCGGAAGCCCTTTTTTACGAGGAAATGGGTTAGCGACAGAGTTCCCGGTGTTTTTTCCCCAAAAAACCTTTCCCAACACTAAAACCTCTATTTCTTTCATCTTTTTTTATCCTACACATTTATTACATTTGCAAAATAACAATAGGGAAAGGGAAAAACATGGCATACGACATTCATTTGCAAGAGGAAGAATTGAAAAACAAAGTGGCACACGATTATTTTGCCGAATTCGACAGCACACAAATCATCGGGAAAATAGATTTCTGTATTGCTATGCCACACGATAGCGCAGCTTTGTTCGAAACGGAATATTTACTTTGGGCAGAAGCGAAGGCCGGAACGAAGAAAGACATCTACGAGTCATTCGTTCAACTGATCCTGACGATCGGCAAAGCCCGTACTTTCGACCATTACCAGCCGCCTTTCTTCTTAGGAGCATTTGATGCGGAAAAAATAGCTTTCCTGCCTTACGAAAATGTAAGCGAAGTATTTTATCAGAATGATTTTAATTGGAACGTCACGCCCAGCAACCACGACAGCAAAGAATTCCGCCAATTATATAACATGGTAAAAGAAACGATCGAAAAGAACCTGCTCTTCTACCATTTTAAAGATAACAACAAAGAACTGCGCGCTTTTATCCGGGCCAACTTCAAAAAAAACATCAAACGGGTCACCAAAAAGCGTATCAATCTCTCAAACCTGACACATATCTACCAGCATTGGTGTAAATTGGTAAAACCGTCGATCAACATCAGTTGGGATACGGCAAAAGCCAGCGGTATATTAGATGCGGATTTCTTCTTAGCAGATGTCTTGTCGAAAGATAACCTGACCCTGAAAGACAAACTATTTGTTTTGTTGAAAAACAACCGGTATATATTAGACCGGAAAATAAACGATGCAGGACTGACAGAACAGCAGATAGCTGAATTTATGGACGGCGGCGTAGCTCATACCCAGTTTTGGAATCATTATGTCCGACCGCCCAAGAAAGAATATTGGGAAAGTATCGTCACCCGCCGCGACCGCCTCGTCCCCCAAGATGTGCGCGAGCGTAAAGGCTCATACTTCACGCCCCAACAATGGGTAGAGTTATCACAAGAATATCTGGCCGCCGAATTGGGTGAAGACTGGCAAGACGAGTATTATATATGGGATTGTGCGGCAGGAACAGGTAATTTGCTGAACGGGCTTAGCAACAAATATAACATTTGGGCATCAACGCTCGATCAGGCAGATGTGGATGTGATGCACGACCGCATTGAAAACGGAGCCAATCTTTTACATAACCATGTCTTTCAATTCGACTTCTTGAATGACCCGTTTACTAAATTGCCACAACCCTTGCAGGATATTATCAACGATGAAGAAAAACGAAAGAAACTTGTCATCTATATCAATCCTCCGTATGCGGAGGCAAGCGATACCAAGACGTTAAAAGGAGGAAAAGGTAAAAATGCAGTAGAACAAAGCATGGTGAATAAAAAATATAAATCATTGCTTGGACAAGGAAATGCAGAGCTATTCGTACAATTTTTCACGCGAATATACCTCGAAATCCCCTCAGTGGTCCTTGCAGAATTTTCAAAGTTGAAAATTCTGCAAGGACCACACTTCGCCGATTTCCGGAAATTTTTTCGAGCGAAGCTCGGTCAATTTTTTGTGATTCCGGCCAACACATTCGATAATGTAAAAGGACAATTCCCTATTGGTTTCATGGTTTGGGATACAAAAATTAAAATACCTTTTATCTCTGCCGAAGCCGATGTTTATAATAGAAAAGGGGATTTTATTACAAAAAAAACATATCAAGCCTATGATCTGGCTCTCTATATGAACGAATGGATAAAACCTTTTAGAGGGAAAAAGGATGCAACAAATATCATTGGAAAGTTTCCTTTTAAAGGAAATGATTTTCAAAATCAGAATATGGTCCAAATCGTTCATCAGAACATGATCTATAACAAAGAAGCAGGACAATTTTACATCAACTATGATAATGTAGGGTTGGCGGCTGTTTATTTTGCTGTTCGTAAAAGTATCGAAGCCACATGGCTCAACGACCGTGATCAGTTCCTCTATCCGAACGATGGATGGCAGACAGACAACGAATTTCAAGCAGATTGTTTGGCCTATACACTATTCAACAACAATATTCAAAGCGAATTCGGCATAAACCACTGGATTCCTTTTACAGAACAAGAGGTAAATGCCAAAGAAAAATTCCAAAGCAATTTCATGAGTAATTATATTCAAGGAAAGTGCAGCAAAAAAGAGCATACTCAGATTGAACTATTCGATCAGACTAAAAACGAAATAACCCCTTTGGTATTTTCAGAAGAAGCACAAGAGGTGATGGATGCCGGACGGGAATTGTGGCGTTATTATCATGCACAACCAGACGCCAATCCAAACGCAGCCCTCTATGATATCCGGTTGTATTTTCAAGGGAAAAACGAGAAAGGTAAGATGAACAATAGCAGTAATGATGCTCGCTATACCCAATTGATCGCCACTTTACGAGAGAACCTCAAAACACTTGCTCAAAAAATAGAGCCTAAAGTATATGAATATGGTTTCCTAAAAAAATAGCATCGCTTATAAAAACGGCGATGCTACTTATAGGTTAGCAAAATAATTACCCCCGAAACTTCCCGGCTACCCGCTGATAGGTGGGCATTTCTACGCTTTTCTTTTTCCATATGAAAACTATACAAATACGTTACAACACTGTTACTTCATCCATAAAGAACCAAGCAGGATGACCTACGCCATAGTGCCAAGTCGGACACATCCCGATGGCATCGACTTCTACTTTGATATAACACGCTTTGACAGGCTTATCGGAAGTAACTTTCCCGCCTACGAACTTGACTTGTGGATCCCGGTCTTCGGCAAACGAGAATGAACCGAAAGGCTGATAGGTCTGGTTGTCGGCCGAAATCGAATAAGTCACCTTTTCGGGGAGAAGAATCCATTGCCCCAACTGATGAAGGAAGTCGGCTTCCACAGTGCTGAATTCTTTTTCTTCGCCCAGATCGAGAATGAACGAACCGTCCACGCCTTCCCAGCCGACCCAGCTCTCTACGAAAGTCGTACCGCCAAACAGGCCGTCGGTCAATGCCGTCTCAGCCATTTGCTGATAGCGTTCGCCCGGTTTTTGCAGCCAGATCACCTTCGAGCCCAGCGCCTTGCTCTTCTCGGCCTGAGGCAAGAAGCGTTTTTCGTACAGATCACAATAATCTACGGGGGCATTGTTGCGTTCGTTCAGCGACTTGATACCGAACTTACGGCATTGCTGACGGAAATAATCCAACTGCTGACGAACCTTGGCCACATCCTGATTCGTTTTGGTACGGGCTATTTCCAGCTCAGAATAAATCAATGACAAACGAGACAGCTGTACCCGGTTGAGCAGAGTCGTATCCGAAGCCACGGCCGCCTCAGCCTGATCGAACAGCTCATCGTAGGTCTTGCAAAGCCGGTCGTTCAGCATCCCGTTCTTATGGGATACCGGCGAATCATAAATCCACAAATCGATACCGCTGGCCAACAGTCCACCCTGCATGATCTTCTGATACTGATACAGATAAGGAGCCGCTGCCCCGTAATAACCATTCATAAAACTGCGCATCAGCGAATCGGCATTCTGATAAGGATCCCACATCAGTTTCCCGATCATATAAGCACGCATTTCCGAGAAGTCTGTTCCTTTCGTACCGTTCACTTGCGCAAAGTGCATCGTTGCGTGATTCTTCTTGAACAACTGGATATTCTTCTGCAAGACATGGAAATTAGGGAAACACGATACCATGTTGTCGAAGTTAATGCCATAATCCCACACGAAAATATTATCGGAGATAGCCGACCAGCCTTCGAGCGCCTCTACAAACTCACGGCCAGAAGCATTGTCGGTCAGTGGCACTTCCCGCTTGCAGTCGATATCGCACAACATGATGTTTACATTCGGCAGCGGCTTCACCTTCTTGGGCGGATGCATGGTAAAGAGATAAGCCAAGGTAGAAATCTCCTTATCGGGGAAGCGTTCGGCCAGCTTGTTCATGAAACGGATATAGGCACCAGCCGGAGAACCTTCTTCCTCGTACACCTTACGGCAATTCTCACACGTACAGAAGGTATTGTTTCCGTCGTTCTGACTGACTGAAATCAGTTTCTTATCCGGGTTCGCCTTGAATATAGAATCCAGTTTCTGCACCACGAAATTATAGACATCCGGATTCGTCAGACACCACTGGCTATGGTTACCCGGACGATGCTCGCCGTTGATATACGAATAATATTCGGGATGTTCCTTTCCATACACATCCGAAGGCATCAGGCGGTCGAATGTATGTACCCACATATTGTCGATGAAAACTTCATCCGGTTCTTCCAGGCGGAACCACATCTTGTAAATCGGATCATCACAACCGTAACTAAACGACTGGCGATAGCGGAAAGCCGGTGTCTCCGACAAATGGATCTCCGGCAAGGTAATCGTCTTCGAAGGCGTCAATGTATAGGCTTTGTAGGCATAATACGAAACACCCATGTATTTTTCCAATAAAGTTACCACGCCATAGATCGAGCCTTTATCTCCGCCGCTTGTAATCCGCAACTGGTTCTGTTCGGTACAAATAGTAAAACCATCTTCGCCAGCTTCTGCCGATTTTCCACCGATCACGACATCGCCGGCTTTCGCTTTTCCTTCCACAATCGGCAACGAAGCCCCGCTGATCCGCTGCACGAAGTCCTGCAACAGATCAGCAGCCTGATGATTTATATCGTTCTTCTCGCTTAAGACAATCCGCGAAACCGCCTTTCCGTCTTTGACAAGTGTCAGTTGAGCCGAGGCATCCGCCATCCATAAAAAAGCTGAAAGGGCTGCCAAGCCCCACATTCTTCCTATTCGTTTCATGTAATTCGTTTTTGTGTTTTCTAAATTTCTCCGTTTAACTTGCATACAATATTAGTACTTTTGCCCCATTCAAACAACAGGAAGATGAAATATATCGATATACATACGCATACAGTTATTCCCAAAGCCCAGGAAAACCGTATCTCTTTTTACAACCGGATCATCGGACAAGAAACGTTGGACGATTTATCCCATTTAGAAATGTTTTCGGTTGGTATCCATCCGTGGTTTATTCCTTCCGGAGAAAACAATGATCAATTACTCAAGCTGCTGTGGGAAAAGGCCAAGCAACCGGAAGTCTGGATGATCGGAGAAGCCGGACTCGACAAACTCCATGAGACTCCACTCGAACGACAGCTCGATCTGTTTGAACAACAAGTCCTGCTGGCCGAAGAACTCCATAAGCCACTTATCATCCATTGTGTAAAAGCCTGGAGTGAACTGATTGCCTTACGGAAGAAAATCCGCCCGCTTTCGCCCTGGCTCATTCATGGCTTCCGCGGGAAAAGAGAATTAGCCGAACAACTGCTGAAAGAAAACATCTATCTTTCGTTCGGCGAACAATTCCAGCCGGCAGCCCTACAAACAGCCTGGCCAACTCATCTTTTTCTGGAAACAGACGAATCAAAA is part of the Parabacteroides sp. AD58 genome and harbors:
- a CDS encoding FKBP-type peptidyl-prolyl cis-trans isomerase, with the protein product MKKYWHITWMLVVMLFTLAACSDDDDKIVIDEAWKEINLAAFDARLQDAKTDTTLFTINSESGNGQIICKILKKGEGTETIYYTSKVKCYYKGCFVTNEDGNVISDRNNVLAQGEVFDSALRENSDDPLETSVSGVVDGWTTALQHMHEGDIWEVWVPYQLGYGVSGYGDNIKPYTTLVFQVEVKEIVEQ
- a CDS encoding PDDEXK nuclease domain-containing protein, which produces MKDIQYNKTNSILDDTKQIIETAQSFAYQSINIALVKRNWLLGKRIAEEILQGDERAKYGSELIKQLSEQLTKLYGKGFTKTNLYQFMDFFRKFPEIFHSLSGKSSTNLLSWTHYRVLLQINDTHVRNWYANEALIQTWNVRTLQRNISSQYYHRLLLSQHKELVKQEIIQNTKPLPQSNKLEFIKNPIIAEFLGITTDLQDFTESNLERAIIDNLQKFLMEMGKGYAFVARQQHIHTEKQDYYIDLVFYNYILKCFVLIDLKTNKITHQDVGQMDMYIRMYDELKRTEGDNPTLGIVLCADTDEDIARYSILHGNEQLFASKYKLYLPSEEELRAEIENQKMIYYLQNENL
- a CDS encoding efflux RND transporter periplasmic adaptor subunit, producing the protein MDREISKEQRNREKRRMWMKWGGMVVVGIAAVIALMQLMQESLHERDIVFSVVDEGSIDVSVSASGKVVPAFEEIINSPINSRILEVYKKGGDSVEVGTPILRLDLLSAETDYKKQLDEVQMNELKLEQLRIQNRSKLSEMEMQLKVSRMELNRKAVELRNEQYLDSLGAGTTDKVRQVELDYNVSKLKLEEDEQKFINEQATADADLKVKELELNIARKTLAETKRTLDDARIKAPRKAILTYVNTDIGAQVAQGEKVAIVSDLSHFKIEGEIADTYGDRIAAGSRAIVKVGKEELAGTVTDVTPLSKNGVMSFSVRLEQDNHKRLRSGLKTDVYVLTAVKDSVMRIANGSYYVGPGEYELFVRSGNELLKRKVQLGDSNYELVEVVSGLKPGDQVVVSDMSNYKNKRKMKLEK
- a CDS encoding Gfo/Idh/MocA family oxidoreductase; protein product: MMHSEISRRKFLKSALALSAASVIPSFWIPAKANTMPKNPFVSANDRVNIAFIGIGNRGGEIAKELYNTGLCNVVALCDVDMGAKHTQEIISMFPKVPRFQDFRQMFDQMADKIDAVTVGVPDHSHFPITIEAMAHGKHVYVEKPMARTFNEIEVMMRAAKKYGVVTQMGNQGHSEANYFQFKAWKEAGIIKDVTAITAHMNSPRRWHGWNPNIKHMPMGEPVPETMDWDTWLGVCQYHAYNHDYHLGQWRCWYDFGMGALGDWGAHILDTAHEFLDLGLPTEVNPLYLKDHNPFFYPMSSTLLFRFPERGNMPAVDVTWYDGLDNIPAVPEGYGVSEIDPNIPTVAGGKIQPAKLNPGKEIYSKTLTFKGGSHGSTLSIIPEEKAKEMASKLPEVPKSPSNHYANFLLACQGKEKTRSPFEIAGPLSQVFCLGVLAQRLNRKLVFDRDTKQITNDPFANQMLVGEPPRKGWEQYYNV
- a CDS encoding DUF6261 family protein codes for the protein MVKIITFNLAHLRIEEDFAFHQRVQQYAEELPTTGALIAEGLPETSVTFLTTGVDTHKTAVDGLDSALKVSTTVPSAKRVAEKDAERDYAWTGLYNYIKAMTAHPEESVAVAAEKALVILDKYGNPTAKPQLEESGILHNLLQELNQTKEMGDFTDLDIEPWLTRLENAETSFLNATDAKVQEEAAREVGLSKQARQAADDAYRKLVDIVNMLAAMHGDEKFATFIGNVNALVEQQRTKLKARATNSAKKEDEGMIKF
- a CDS encoding glycine--tRNA ligase; protein product: MAQEDVFKKLVSHCKEYGFVFPSSEIYDGLGAVYDYGQNGVELKNNIKKYWWDSMTLLHENVVGIDSAIFMHPTIWKASGHVDAFNDPLIDNKDSKKRYRADVLIEDHLAKIEEKINKEVAKAAKKFGDAFDEAQFRATNPRVLEHQAKWNEIHERYSKDMNESNFEDLRQLILDCDIVCPISGTRNWTDVRQFNLMFSTEMGSTADGSMKVYLRPETAQGIFVNFLNVQKTGRMKVPFGIAQIGKAFRNEIVARQFIFRMREFEQMEMQFFVRPGEEMEWFKKWKATRLKWHQALGLGNEKYRFHDHEKLAHYANAATDIEFEMPFGFKEVEGIHSRTNFDLSQHEKFSGKKIQYFDPELNQSYTPYVIETSIGVDRMFLSVMAGSYCEETLENGETRVVLKLPAALAPIKLAVLPLVKKDGLPEKAEEIMQMLRLDFRCQYDEKDSIGKRYRRQDAIGTPYCITVDHDTLKDNCVTIRFRDTMEQERVSIDQLHDIISEKVSMRSLLKKIVEE